The proteins below are encoded in one region of Juglans microcarpa x Juglans regia isolate MS1-56 chromosome 4D, Jm3101_v1.0, whole genome shotgun sequence:
- the LOC121260472 gene encoding transmembrane protein 205 has product MGWLTRFLAAVAFLAIGVIFSPETFGSKSDGQNPSKLAIYFKLAHLLGFSTAFGSGLWVTFISGIIMFKNLPRHQFGNLQSKMFPAYFSLVGTCCAISAGSFGYLHPWKSSSTAEKYQLGFLLSAFAFNLANLVVFTPMTVEMMKQRHKVERESSIGEEVGWSKNVEVAKVNPKLKAMNKKFGMIHGLSSLANIMSFGSLAMHSWYVAGKINL; this is encoded by the exons ATGGGTTGGTTAACGCGATTCCTAGCGGCCGTGGCTTTCCTAGCAATCGGTGTGATATTCTCGCCGGAGACCTTCGGATCGAAATCGGACGGTCAGAATCCGTCGAAGCTTGCTATCTACTTCAAGTTGGCTCATCTCCTCGGCTTCTCCACGGCCTTTGGCTCCGGTCTCTGGGTTACCTTCATTAGCGGCATCATCATGTTCAA GAATCTTCCGAGGCATCAGTTTGGAAATCTGCAAAGCAAGATGTTTCCTGCATATTTCAGCCTGGTCGGTACCTGTTGTGCAATATCAGCGGGGTCGTTTGGGTATCTGCATCCATGGAAGTCTTCATCTACTGCTGAGAAGTACCAACTTGGCTTCTTGCTGTCTGCATTTGCGTTCAATCTTGCTAATTTGGTTGTCTTTACTCCCATGACCGTTGAG ATGATGAAGCAAAGGCATAAGGTGGAGAGAGAATCCAGCATTGGGGAAGAAGTTGGGTGGTCAAAGAACGTGGAGGTTGCAAAGGTGAATCCCAAGCTTAAGGCCATGAACAAGAAATTTGGGATGATTCATGGGTTATCATCCCTCGCTAATATCATGTCCTTTGGCAGCCTTGCCATGCACTCGTGGTACGTGGCAGGTAAAATCAATCTGTAA